From the Drechmeria coniospora strain ARSEF 6962 chromosome 02, whole genome shotgun sequence genome, the window GTCGGAGGAAGATCTTGCCCACGCGATGCAGCACACGACCATTTTTGCGCGAACGAATCCCGAGCACAAGCTTAAAATCATCCGTGCGCTGCAGTCTCGTGGAGACATTGTTGCCATGACGGGTGACGGCGTCAATGACGCCCCTGCGTTGAAGAAGGCCGATATTGGTATTTCAATGGGTCGCCATGGAACCGACGTCGCGAAGGAAGCGGCCGACATGATATTGACAGACGATGACTTCTCCACCATACTGCGCGCCATTGAGGAGGGCAAGGGCATTTTCAACAACATCCAAAACTTTTTGACATTCCAGCTCAGCACGAGTGCCGCTGGCTTGTCCCTCGTCTTTCTTTGTACCTGTTTCGGCTTCAAAACTCCTCTCAACGCAATGCAGATTCTCTGGATTAGTGAGTACACACGTCGTCAATGCATGCTGCGGAGCTGAGCTAACAATCTACAAGACATCATCATGGACGGCCCTCCTGCGCAGTCTCTTGGTGTGGAAACAGTCGACCCGGATGTGATGACGCGGCCACCGCGGAACCGGGGCGACCCCGTGCTCACCAGAGCTGTCCTCACGCGGGTTTTGACATCAGCCTCGATCATCATGGTCGGAACCATGATCATATACCGCAAAGAGATGCTTGCTGATGGCCAAGTAACCCGTCGTGACACGACCATGACGTTCACCTGCTTTGTTTTCTTCGACATGTTCAACGCGCTCAGTTGTCGATCCGAATCAAAGTCAGTCATCCGCGGGGAAGTGGGACTGTTTGCCAACAACCTCTTCAACTGGGCCGTGTCGCTCAGCATACTGTGCCAGCTGCTGGTCATCTATCTCCCATGGCTGCAGGAAGTGTTCCAGACCGAAGCTCTTGGGTTTGGCGATTTGGTAAGGCTGTTTGTACTCTGCAGCTCGGTGCTGTGGGCGGATGAATTGCGGAAATACCTCAAGTACGGGAAACGGCGTTTGAGTGGCGGCTACAGCCAGGCAGTATGAGGCGTTGGTAGATGGATGGACGGTTTGGTGGGTTTGTCAACCTTGTCTAGACACATGCTACGCAAGCATATTTTGTCCGGCGGTATGGAATTTTGCATAGCGTCGAAGTACATAGAATACTATCCGCACGGAAACAAACTGAGCAGCAAATCATGGTGTTGGGGGTTGTCAGCTGCGGCAACAACCTATCGCAGTCTAAGCTACCTGCTAGTACCCAGTAATCGGTGCAAGGTTGGCAGGTTGGCTAGTTAGTAGTGTATGGTAAATACTCGAAGCATTTTAGATGGCAGGTTACATAGTAGTCAGAGCAGATCGTCTCCAACTACTGCCACCACGAGCTCCCAAGtagcaagtaagtatgttCGTAAAATGCgcagtaagtatgtacggagtacggagtaattactgtactagtaAAGTAATACCtggtaattacggagtagaaGTAAGGAGGGCCGCCCATGTACTACGGCGTTGTTTCAGTGTTGTAATAGGTACCTGTATCACCTGGAactacagcacttgtacagtaagtggtATATGGTTCTTGTACCGCGCACTAACACCCCGTACCTTAGTagcacctaagtactactactggttTCAGACAGTGGAGAGGGCCAAAGACCCTCCACCCCTACTCCGTGGACCTACCGGGGATGGAGCTAAAATCTCCCGTCAAgtgctgcaggtgtacgTCTCCTCTCCCCGTTCTCCAGTGACCTCCAAGCTCCCTTTTCGTCGacacagcagcagcaccggcaCAGCTCAATCCGCCCAGACGAACAAGCTGGGCAGCTATGCGCCTCCCAGCCCAATCTCGCCTGCGTCAATGTCGAACCTTGCCAACGGCGTCCCCAGTCGTTCCAACCACGACGATGCCAGCCTGACCCCTCCCGCCCCAGCGGTGCCGACCGTCAAGGATGCGAGCAGCGTGGCCGACATGCGCGCCGCGTTGTCCACACTTCACGGGCGAGAATCTGCCATCTCGGCTCAGCTTGATGCGTTGGTGGCCTCGCATGCCGATCTCTCCCGCGACCTCGGTCGACTAGACCTGCTGCGGGCAGGGTTGGGCGCGCAGGTCATCGCCGCGAGGTCGATCGGCAACGAGAtgctctcgtcggcggccgacacGGCTGGACATCTGAGCAACAGAGTCAAGGAGCTGGATTTGGAGAAAAGCAGGGTAGAGGATacgctcggcgtcgtggagCAGGTCGCGGAGCTCAAGGCGTgcgtcaacggcgtcgtcggctccatGGGCGCCCCTCAAGActgggaggcggcggctggctACCTGTCACGAGCGAGCAAGGTGCCCGAGGAAATTGCAAAGGGCGCTTTCGCCGCAAGTGTCGTGCCTAGTGTTGAGGTGCCCGACCCGCCGTGGGTGACGCTGGAAGGGGCGCGGGAAAGTTTATGCGGCCTCTTCCTGCGCGGCTTCGAGAGAGCCGCGGGCGATGGAGACGGCGCCAAGGTGACGCGCTTCTTCAAATTGTTCCCCCTCATCGGGCGCGCCGACGTGGGACTCGACGTGTACGGGAAATATGTCTGCcagggcgtcgccggcaccgctCGAGCGACGTTGAAGGACAGCCTAGGAGGCCAGAGCCGAAAGGAGGGATTCTTCTACGCCAACGCCATAACCAAGCTTTTCGAGCACATTGCGCAAATTGTCGAGGGCCACGGAGCCCTGGTGGAACGGCATTACGGAAGTGGGAAGATGGTCCGAGTCATCGAGAGGCTGCAGATGGAGGCCGACGTCCAGGGCGGCATCATCCTCGACACCTGGAGCGACGAGCGGGGCGTCGACAGGAAGCTTACCGATGTTAAGAGCTACCCCTTTTCATTTCTGGTTCAGAGTTTCCTGCCGCAGCCTCCACGAGTTGGCACGCCACGCATCAAGTCTCCCGCAGCAGGGTCGGGAAACAACGGTCgcgagagcgaggacgagggcgtcaaCATGAAAGAAGTCGACGGTCTTCTCAGTGAAATATCCGTCATGCTCGGACGATGGTCTTTGTACACCCGCTTCCTCTCGGGGAAATGCAAGGTATGCCGGGCCGAGGTGCACGGGAGTGCTCGATTGCTGACTCGCTGCAGGACGCGACCGAGGCGGACAGCTCTCTCGTCATGCCCAACTTGCTGGTGAAGTCGAACCTCTACCGCAAGGTTTCGGTCAAGCTGACGACACCCTACAACGTCATGACAACCTTTTTCTTCCGCCGCTCAGTAGAGAAGGCGTTTCAGTTGGACGAGTATCCGAGCGGTCTTTCGCTCAACCTGAGCAAGCCCGTCGAGGGCCACGCCCCGTACATCATTCTAGCCGTGGACGATGTCATGTACATTGTCAACAATGTCGTACAAAGGTCCATCTCCACATCTCAACGCGACGTCATCGCATCCGTCATCCCCACCGTCGGTCGAGTGCTGGGCTCCGACTTCATCGGCATGATCCAGCGCAAGATGCGTGACGAGTCGTACCCCAAGGCCATCCTGCAGGGGGGGTTTCCGCCCGAGGAAAAGGTCACCCAGTTCATCGTGCTGATCAACAGCCTTGACATGGCAAACGAGTACCTGAGCAGGATTATCAACGGCCTGATCACCGTCACCGATGGCCTGCCGGCGAGCGTAACCTTGCGGAGCCAGCTCAAGGACTCGTTTCCATTCGACCGCGATCTCGCCTTCGTGGCCAATGCCCTCCGTACGCTGGAGACGAGCTTCATCGCCAAGTCGTCCGAATTGCTCAACGAGGGCATCCAACACCTCTTCAATCAAGTTGTCAAGCTGCGTCTGCGGCCCGTGCTGAGCGAGACCTTCCGCGACGCCGACTACACGCTGACGGAGGAAGATCTGGCCGAGATTGCGCACCAcaacgacgaagccgaggaagaCGTCATGGACCAGGTACCTCGGCGTTTCGAGCACGGGTGGGACCAACTGATGAAGGCGATTGCGCGCCtcatgacggcgagcacATACAGCAGCCTCCTGGACCTGACAGCACGCTACCTGTCCATCGTGCTGGAGAAGAGAGTGCTGAGCTATGGCGGAAGAACGACGGCGTTCGGCGCGATCCGCATCGAGAGGGATTTCACCGCCATAGTGAACACGGTCTCCCAGGGTGGCTATCGGGTCAAGGAGGCATTTGCCAAGGTGACGCAGCTGCTCATGGTCGCCaacatggacgacgaggaatgGGAGGAGTTGAACGCCggggatggcgatggcggcatgGAATGGGTgctgacggaggaggagaggaagaaggcgagAGGTCTTGTGCGAATATGAACGACGGAACGCAGCCAGGACTGGGGAGCCGAGAGACGCAGTCGACGAGACGAATCAGTGGCTCAATCTTGTGACGATGAACCAGTCTCGATGCAATGATGAAGAGCGCTACGGAGTAGACGGTGACAAAAAACCGGGGGTACACTTTGCCTGTACAGAATAGAAACACTAGGTATAACACTTGGGTAGAACAAGTATTGTTCCTGACGACTTCAGGATCAAGGTCAAAACCCCTGCTGAAGCCCAATGTGAGGTTGCACGCGGGACGGCTTAAGTGGGACAAACGCGGCCACTGTGGTGTGGCGCCAGCGTTAATTAGTCCCTTCCAACCAACACCATTAATTGTTAAGCATTTATCATTTGGATTCCGCCTGTGATCTTCGAAATTTTCCTGTGACGCGTCCGACAACAAGCAACTTAACGAATCTACACCGCGCCTCGCCACGACCGCTGATTTGTTTTACTGCAACACAAATCCTCGACGTGCTGCCAGGCTATTATTTCACTTGCAGGTACAACGttgcggcgtcggcgtgtaGCTTTGGGCAAGGCCTTTAACACTGGCGAATACGGCTGCACGTAAATCGGCCCTTGGCAACGTCTTCAAAATCTTTCCGGCGACAACTGCTGCCCTTCGGTTGTCCGCCATGGAAACGCGGGTCGTCAGGGTACCCGGCGAGGGACCGCCCGGCTGCTTCGCAGACACCAAAGGCCTTGCGAAACTGGAGCAGTGGCGCGTACAGCCGGGAGCAGAGGCGCTGAAGGTCCTCGAGCCAGCAGCCAAACACCTGAGGACCAGAGACACGCCCGTCGCGTTTCCTACGGAGACGGTCTACGGGCTGGGGGCAGATGCGACGAGGAGCGCGTCCGTCCGGGGCATATATGCTGCCAAGGGACGGCCATTAGACAACCCCCTCATCATCCATATAGCGGACCTGGCGATGCTGAGGAGCTTGCTGGGTggtgacgacgccggcgaagaTGTCATCCCGGCCAAGTACAGGCCTCTGATAGAACGCTTCTGGCCGGGTCCGTTGACTATTTTGCTGCCCAATCCGGAGCCATCGCCGCTTGCGCCCGAAGTCACGGCCGGGCTCAAAACGTTTGGCGTCCGGATGCCATCGTCTCCCCTCGCCTTGACTCTCATTAAACTTGCCGGCGTCCCGCTCGCCGCCCCGTCGGCAAACGCGTCGACCAGGCCGTCGCCTACCATGGCGCAGCACGTCAAGGATGATCTGGACGGGCGGATCGAGcttgtcctcgacggcggcgcctccCAGGTCGGCGTAGAgagcaccgtcgtcgacggactcTGCGACCCACCCGTCGTGCTGCGGCCAGGGGGCGTCAGCATGGAAGAAATCCGGAGCTGCCCCGGATGGAATAACGTTTCCAAGGCGTACAAGGACGTCACGGAGGAAGGCAAAGCAGCTCCGCGGGCGCCGGGTATGAAATATAAGCATTACAGCCCCAGGGCGAAGGTGGTGTTGTACGAGTCTTCATATCGACCCGGCAGTGGCGATGGTGTAGTTGCCACCGACATCGACATGGCCTGCGCCGCTACGAAGGATTCTACTCGCCAAACCAACGGCTGCGCATCCCGGAGGATCGGGGTCATTCGAACTAGGAACTGGAAGCCGGCTGCAGGGTTCCACAGTGATGAGCTGCGATCCATCTCCAGGCAGAGCGATGGACAAAATGGAATTCAGCGACTAGAGACGTCGTACGACATCCTCCAGGGCGACCTCAAGAGCCGTCATGGGTCCGTCATCGGCCAGATCTTTGACATAGCGCTGGGAACGGACACGAGGGTTATCGCCCAGGGACTCTTCTCTGCCTTGAGGGAGCTCGACCGGCGCGGCGCAGATACGATATTCGTAGAGGGCAtagacgacgagctcgacatcGCCGCAGCAGTCATGAACCGGCTACGCAAAGCAGCGTCGGAGGTTAGAACATAGAGACGGCTAGCGCGTTGGATAAGTTTCCATCCACCATGAGAACTCGCCACCATCTCGACGGCACGTGAATGGTTTCGGATTCGCGTTCCCGTACGGCGCTAAGACAACGTGAAGCAGAAACAATGGAAGACCAAGATACCCTCCTCCATCCCTCACAGCCCCTGCCGTAGCCAATCGGCCAGCTTCGACTTGCCGAGCTGGGCCAGGTTGTTGACACCTTGTTCACTGAGgtcgatgcggccgaggggTATGTCCTGGGTGGGCGCCCTGCTGACGCGCTGGACAATGATGGTGGGGTCTGTCTCGAgaacgatgccgtcgtcgacgatttCGTCGATGGCAAGGGAGACAAGGTCGTAGTTTTCGATGATGGTCCGCTTGTCGACGGATTGCCTGCCAGGAAACGTCAGTGCGAGTGCGTCCAAGACCAGGCAGAAGGGAGTAGGACGGACTTGAAGAGGAGGTGAAGAGAGTCTCGCAGCGCAAGGACGGTATTGTACAATAGGATTTCgttctcgtcgaggctgccgacaACGTACAGCATGATGTCGGACTCGAGCTTGTACAGGACGATCCGGTTGTCGTACAAGATGATGTCTCCAGTCTGCTTGGACGTCTTGTCGATGAGGCCCTTTTCAAAAGCCTTCTGAGCCTTGAGATCCGGGTACGGGTTTGATGATGCGCCCGCGCCTTCGTCATGTCGGAGTGAGCATCGGAGAGAAGGGAGTCATCGAGAAGGGAGCTTGGGAGCCAACgtaccagcagcagctccgGTGCTGTGGGGAGGAGAATAGTACTTGGCAAAGATGCgagcgccgtcctcggtgcTGAGAATGAGGACCGCCTGCACGGAGAATAGCGTCATTCCGGGAGACATGGCTGCGGCTGTTGTTCGTCTGCAACGATTCTAACTTGACACAGGTTGCGGGTTTGCTGTTGCTCGATTAGCTGCCACCTTGCGGCTCGCATCTTGGTCGTCGCTGAATGGATAGCGCCTAACGCTGTACTCAGCCACATATCTCCAGCCACAGCTGCGACTTGTCGGCCACATCCCGCCACTCGTACAAATCGATACCGGAAGAACTTTGCCCGTGCTCCAGCGATTGGACGCGTGCGCACGGACCAGCCGTCGAGATTAATGGGCGACAGCGCGTGAGAAAACCACTTTACGCGTCTCGCGAATCGACTTGTGTCATCTTGAAGTGCCCCTCTCTCCCCTTGCCGCTCTGCGCTCTGCCTTCTCCGCACGTGTCGTGGATGTACTTGGATCTGATTCATTTCATCGATTAAAAACCGTTCACAGTCGACATATCCGAGGTCGTCATACATCTCTACCATACGACACCATgtcttcgccgtcgaaccGTCGACTGCGAAGTTCGCAGTCTGGCACGCCGCGCCGCTCTGCGAATCCATCAGAATCCGCCAATACTCCCCGCCAGCCGACACAACTTGCCTCAAGTCCGCTCTTCTTCCAGTCctcgcctgctgctggaaCCCAGAATggccaaggaggagatgtgtcgtcgccgctgcggcAGATGACAGGCAGCCAAGACACGGCTAGTGACGACGCAACCCCGAGCTCACCGTTGCGGCAGATGACGAATTCCCAAACTCCCTACGATGACTCTCAAAGAACCCCGAGGGCCAACCATGGTCTTGCCGGTGGTGAGTCTCGCAATCGAAATTGGCATCGCGCGGCAGTTACTGACGAGCACAGAATCGTCACCCATCCGATACGAGCCAAGTTCAAGCCCGGGTCGCTCCCTGCGGCAACAATCCGAACTGCGGAGTGAAAGTAGCGGCCTATTCATTGGATCGCAGAGAGATCGTGTAGTTCAGAGGCGCGGAGATCTCAATTCCGACGCCTCAAGAACCCCTCGCGCTCCCCGCCGTGTCATTCTTGACGACGCTGGCCGCGTTGTGCGAGAAGGCCAAACGCCGGGGTCTGACGCTGCCTCTTACGTCAACCGAGATCCTGACACCTCAGAGGCCGACCTTCTTGGCGGCCAGGGACAGAGCCTCATTTGGGGTACAACAGTGTCTATCGACGATACTTTTGCCTCGTTCAAGGAATTTCTGCGCAACTTTACGCAAAAATATCGCATGTACCGCGATGGCTTCTCGGATGAGGACGTCGCAGCCGCACCCGATGCGGAGTCTAAACCATACTGGGAGGCCCTAGAGAATATGCTCCTGCTGGGAACGACAAGGCTTTATGTTGACATCGCAGACTTGAATCTATACCCGCCCACGCGAAAGATGTGGCACCAAATTCAGGCGTACCCACAGGAAATTGTGCCGGTGATGGATCAATCTGTTCACGACTTGATGGTCGAGATTGCACGCAACGAAGGTATTCGAGGCCGGCAATCGCAGAGTAGCGCTGGAAACCAAGGTGCACAACATACGCCGAGCTCGGAGCCCGTTTTCCCCAGCTCTGACCGCCTCGATGATCCCGCAACACCGCGTCCAACGCAGGAACAGCAGCCATCCCTGGAAGACCAGGTTGCTTCATCGATTTACGTCGTGAGACCTTTCGGTCTCGAAAAATCGACAAACCTGAGGGACTTGAATCCAACCGGTTAGCATCCACCTCACTGACCCGGTCTTTAGTGAATGCCAGTACTCACAAGAAACAGACATGGATCGCCTAATATGCATCAAGGGTCTGGTCATTCGAACGACGCCTGTCATCCCCGACATGAAGGATGCTTTCTTCCGCTGCAACGTCTGCAATCACTCAGTCaatgtcggcctcgaccgtgGCAAAATCCGCGAGCCAACTGAGTGTCCACGCCAAATCTGCGATTCCAAGAACTCGATGCAAATTGTCCACAACAGATGCTCTTTCGAAGACAAGCAGGTCATCAAGCTGCAGGAGACCCCCGATGCTGTCCCCGCTGGCCAAACGCCCCACTCGGTCTCCGTCTGCGTCTACAatgagctcgtcgacttCTGCAAGGCTGGTGACCGTGTTGAGTTGACGGGTATATTTCGTGTCAGCCCCGTCCGTGTGAACCCTCGCCAGCGCGCTCTCAAGAGCGTGTACAAGACCTATGTCGACGTCCTGCATGTCCAAAAAGTGGACAAGAAACGCATGGGCGTCGACACGTCGACGAttggcgtcgagggcgacgaggatgccgaagcCAATGACAATGAGCTGGAGGAGACGCGTGTCATCACCCCTGAGGAAGAGACCAAAATTCGGGAGACGGCAGCTCGCGATGACATCTATGATCTTCTCTCACGATCCCTCGCCCCCTCCATCTACGAAATGGACGATGTCAAAAAGGGAATTCTGCTCCAGCTTTTCGGGGGTGCCAACAAGACCTTCCAAAAAGGCGGCAGCCCAAAGTACAGAGGCGACATCAACGTTCTGCTCTGCGGTGACCCGTCGACTTCCAAATCGCAGATGCTGTCATACGTCCACAAGATTGCGCCCCGCGGCATCTACACCAGCGGAAAGGGATCCTCGGCTGTCGGTCTCACAGCCTACGTGACGCGCGACCCAGAGACTCGTCAACTGGTACTCGAGTCCGGTGCGTTGGTCCTGTCTGACGGCGGCGTCTGCTGCATCGACGAGTTTGACAAGATGTCCGACGCCACGCGCTCAGTCCTGCATGAAGTCATGGAACAGCAAACCGTTtccatcgccaaggccggcatcatcaccacgTTGAACGCGAGAAGCAGcatcctcgcctcggccaaccCGATTGGCAGTCGATACAACCCTGATCTTTCCGTGCCGCAAAATATTGATCTCCCCCCAACGTTACTCTCGCGTTTCGATCTCGTCTATCTCATTCTCGACCGCGTTGATGAGAAGGCCGACAAGCGTCTCGCTAAGCATCTTCTGTCTCTTTACCTCGAGGACAAACCGCACTCGGCGCCGACCGACAATGACATCCTCCCTGTCGAGTTTTTGACCTCATACATCTCCTATGCCCGCTCTCGGATTCACCCTACCATCTCCTCCGAAGCCTCTCAGGAGCTGGTCGAGTGCTACGTTGCTATGCGTGCCCTAGGCCAAGACGTCCGCTCAGCCGACAAACGCATCACAGCCACGACGAGGCAACTCGAGAGCATGATTCGCCTGGCTGAGGCCCACGCCAAGATGCGCCTCTCGGAGACGGTCACGCGTGACGACGTGCGTGAAGCCAACCGCCTCATTCAAGCGGCGCTCAAAACAGCCGCCACGGATGCCCAAGGCAGGATTGACATGAGCCTCCTGACCGAGGGCACCAGCGCTGCCGACCGGAAGCGCCAAGCCGAGCTCAAGGATGCAATGCTGGCGCTGCTCGATGAGATGACGGCTGGCGGCAACACCGTCCGCTGGGGCGACGTGTCCAAACGGTTGAGTGAGGGCGCCAGTATGCCGATTGAGACGTCCGAGTTCAACGAGGTGATGCGAGCGCTTGAGGCCGAGAATGCCATCATGGTGACAGGCGAGGGAGCGAGGAGGAACGTGAGGAGAGTAACGTCAGTGGCATAACCTGCGCACCTCTGTGCGTTTGGCGAGATTGGAGAATTAATGCTGAACTTGGTTTGGAGATTTTTTTTGGTAAGGAACTGTTGAGGCGTTTGCGAATACCGGTACTTGTTTTTTTCTGCATGTTGTGTTATCCATAGAGGAAATGGAAATCAGAGTGTGCACGCGCACAGCACTCTTTATCCGTGCCATGCGGCTCAGACGGACAAATCAACAAACACAACTCTGTTGCATACTGGCTACAGATTGTCTTCTGGCTTTATACATCCAATATTTCAATATCCAACAAACGTATCGCTCACACCCAGCTATGTACCCGACCGAATCTCCTTTCCTTCGCCCGTGTTCAATAGTGGCCACCCCACCAGTGTTGATCTGCACAAGGTCTACTGCATATTCAAGTATAAAATGATATCCCTGAGCCATCTTTCACCACATCTTCCTCTCGTGGCCCTCCAACGCAAAGTTGAGTGCCACTGCGACGAAGAGCGCGGCGCAGAGCACACTTGGACCCCACTTGTCGTAGTACCGAGTAGCTTTGCGGTTCCGGATTGACCTACTTCGGAACAGATAGACTCCGACGGAGTAGCAAAGACTTGCGATGGCGAGCAGTGTGAAAATACCGGCTGCCCAGAACGACAGGGATGTGGGGTGGGAGCCAAAGTTCAGTAGTGTAACCGCAATTGTCCCGATATAGATGGAATATTCCAGCTCCGAAATGTTAGTTCAAAGGAGCAGGCAGTGTCAGCACAGGTAAGACTTACCCATCCGAGAAATGTCCTCTCTGCTGCAAAGTACACCTTGGGCTCGACTCGAACAGGGACGTAAATCTTTTTGCCCTTTGGCGCCTTAAACCTCCTCTCCTGAATGGCTCCAGAACCAAACAGCATCTGCAGGCGCGCACTACGGGGCACCTCCGTACTGCGAGAGGAAGGCACCAAGTGCTTGAGGGCGTTGACGGCATCAGCGCCAAAGGCACGGGCCTTGGTTGAGACGAGAGTCGAGAAGAAATGCCATCCGCCGATTCGTCTGGCTTCCTCCAGCTCGTAATTTTCATCGTACTCGTCATCGGAATCATATATGGGATAGTCCTCGTTTGTCGCCTGCAGATCCACCGTCTGGCCTTCGGTATCAGTCGGAAGTGCGTGTGTCCTCGGCTGCTCATTCGATGGACTAGCGCGGACAGGTCGTATGACTTCATCATCCGAGTCCAtgtcctcttcgtcgtcggacgtcgtcgtcgtgcctgGTTGACCAGGTCGGCGAATGCCGAAGTCATGCATGACAAGTTTTCGAATGTCCACGTCCATCTGGGGCATCCAGAAAGGAAGAAGGTTGATTCGATCAGGGAAAAGGCATGCCGTGCCATGAATAAACTTCGAGAACTTGGGGACCGACTCGACCAGATGCGAGGAGATCAGCTGGCGAACCCACTCCGGCGGCTCTTGTCCCATCTGCGTCTGAAGCTTGACCTCCAAGACGGCATACGGGAACCGCACTATATCCTCGGGGGCCAACTGGGAGAAAGGGTAGTCAATACCAATATCCATCCGTCGCCAGTTGTCACCGGACCGGATCCGACCGTCCAAATTATCCTCGCGAACCATTGTCAACTCCGTATCCAGAGAGATCCTGACGCGGGCATCTGCGGGGAGCTGAAAAGCAGTTCGATTGTAGAATGAGCGGCAGACGGGTTTGTAGCCTTTCTTGAGGATTGAGTACTGTATTTCCGCCGCCAGCCGCTGGTTCTCGTCAATGGACTTTTCGGACTTCTTGCCCTCCTTTCGTGCCTTCTCAAAGATGGCCGCCGGTAGTAGTTCTCCCTTCAAGTAAGCATTGACGTTCTTCTCCTTGAGAGCGAACCGAGCTTTCACCGACTTTTCGCCCGTCCAGTCTTCTCGATGAGTTTTTCGCTCGACAAAAATGGTCTCCGTCTGCATGCCACCATACCAACGGAGACGGATGGCCTCGGCACCCTCGGTCTTCTTCAATCGACCCTCGTACAAGTCCCATTTCTCGGGGTTGTCGTAATAGATGGAGGTGATGGCCGAGTCCTGCTGCTCAAACTCCTTGCTCGCGTTAAACACCAGCACTGGCAAGTGCTTGAGAATGATGAGTTTCAGCTCGGTCACGTTATCCGGATGGACCCAGTACTTGGTCGTCTGGCGCACGAAGTTGGCCTGGGATCCGCCAGCGGCGCTGTCGCCCTTGACAGGATTGCCACGCGTTCGGACCAGATCGTACAGCTTGGACAGCCCGATGACAGATGCGTCGTAGTTCTCCTTATAAAAGGGCTTGGCCTTGAGCCGGGTATCAAAAGCCGGTCGTAGGTGCCAACCGGTGGCTTTCTGCATTCATCAATGGTTGGTTCAAGTCAGCTATACGCCTGGAGGAACGTCGGTTGGGAAATCACACGCGGGCAGGCTCACATCATGCTTCTTGATGATTTTGTAAAAGCCGGTGTAATTGA encodes:
- a CDS encoding vacuolar transporter chaperone 4, with translation MLIIKDLRKRDETWTAATVSKFQAQPGVVVMKFGEQLRSSVIREYQWYYIDYNGLKADLKHATGPTGEWTEEDETRFVGKLETELEKVHTKQQVKAMEISRRIAVSESEVKDVVNRLNERGLGEDGPSEEEFMLLEEDLSDIIADVHDLAKFVQLNYTGFYKIIKKHDKATGWHLRPAFDTRLKAKPFYKENYDASVIGLSKLYDLVRTRGNPVKGDSAAGGSQANFVRQTTKYWVHPDNVTELKLIILKHLPVLVFNASKEFEQQDSAITSIYYDNPEKWDLYEGRLKKTEGAEAIRLRWYGGMQTETIFVERKTHREDWTGEKSVKARFALKEKNVNAYLKGELLPAAIFEKARKEGKKSEKSIDENQRLAAEIQYSILKKGYKPVCRSFYNRTAFQLPADARVRISLDTELTMVREDNLDGRIRSGDNWRRMDIGIDYPFSQLAPEDIVRFPYAVLEVKLQTQMGQEPPEWVRQLISSHLVESVPKFSKFIHGTACLFPDRINLLPFWMPQMDVDIRKLVMHDFGIRRPGQPGTTTTSDDEEDMDSDDEVIRPVRASPSNEQPRTHALPTDTEGQTVDLQATNEDYPIYDSDDEYDENYELEEARRIGGWHFFSTLVSTKARAFGADAVNALKHLVPSSRSTEVPRSARLQMLFGSGAIQERRFKAPKGKKIYVPVRVEPKVYFAAERTFLGWLEYSIYIGTIAVTLLNFGSHPTSLSFWAAGIFTLLAIASLCYSVGVYLFRSRSIRNRKATRYYDKWGPSVLCAALFVAVALNFALEGHERKMW
- a CDS encoding cell division control protein 54, whose translation is MSSPSNRRLRSSQSGTPRRSANPSESANTPRQPTQLASSPLFFQSSPAAGTQNGQGGDVSSPLRQMTGSQDTASDDATPSSPLRQMTNSQTPYDDSQRTPRANHGLAGESSPIRYEPSSSPGRSLRQQSELRSESSGLFIGSQRDRVVQRRGDLNSDASRTPRAPRRVILDDAGRVVREGQTPGSDAASYVNRDPDTSEADLLGGQGQSLIWGTTVSIDDTFASFKEFLRNFTQKYRMYRDGFSDEDVAAAPDAESKPYWEALENMLLLGTTRLYVDIADLNLYPPTRKMWHQIQAYPQEIVPVMDQSVHDLMVEIARNEGIRGRQSQSSAGNQGAQHTPSSEPVFPSSDRLDDPATPRPTQEQQPSLEDQVASSIYVVRPFGLEKSTNLRDLNPTDMDRLICIKGLVIRTTPVIPDMKDAFFRCNVCNHSVNVGLDRGKIREPTECPRQICDSKNSMQIVHNRCSFEDKQVIKLQETPDAVPAGQTPHSVSVCVYNELVDFCKAGDRVELTGIFRVSPVRVNPRQRALKSVYKTYVDVLHVQKVDKKRMGVDTSTIGVEGDEDAEANDNELEETRVITPEEETKIRETAARDDIYDLLSRSLAPSIYEMDDVKKGILLQLFGGANKTFQKGGSPKYRGDINVLLCGDPSTSKSQMLSYVHKIAPRGIYTSGKGSSAVGLTAYVTRDPETRQLVLESGALVLSDGGVCCIDEFDKMSDATRSVLHEVMEQQTVSIAKAGIITTLNARSSILASANPIGSRYNPDLSVPQNIDLPPTLLSRFDLVYLILDRVDEKADKRLAKHLLSLYLEDKPHSAPTDNDILPVEFLTSYISYARSRIHPTISSEASQELVECYVAMRALGQDVRSADKRITATTRQLESMIRLAEAHAKMRLSETVTRDDVREANRLIQAALKTAATDAQGRIDMSLLTEGTSAADRKRQAELKDAMLALLDEMTAGGNTVRWGDVSKRLSEGASMPIETSEFNEVMRALEAENAIMVTGEGARRNVRRVTSVA